Proteins co-encoded in one Inmirania thermothiophila genomic window:
- the pmbA gene encoding metalloprotease PmbA, producing MAASRQRAALPSVQALEEVVGEALERARALGAEAAEAGLSVDQGLSVTVRMGEVETVEHHRDRGLGITVYLGRRKGSASTNDLSREAVQAAVEAAVRIARHAAEDPHAGLPDPEDLAREIPDLDLHHPWGIDAEEAVRLASACEAAARGHDRRITNSEGATVTSHEGVRVYGNSHGFLAGYPATRHSVSCAVVASAGEAMERDYWYTVAREPEAMEAAEVVGRRAAERALRRLGARKLATRRVPVVFVAELARGLVGHLVGAVRGPSLYRRASFLLDAAGERIFPEFVRMTEHPHIPRALGSAPFDDEGVATREQDLVRDGVLVRYVLDSYSARRLGLRTTGNAGGVHNLTVEPGEHDLAGMLREMGTGLLVTELLGHGVNLVTGDYSRGAAGFWVEGGEIAHPVHEITVAGNLREMFANLRAVGRDLDLRGSVRTGSWLVDGMTVAGD from the coding sequence ATCGCCGCGAGCCGGCAGCGGGCGGCGCTGCCGTCCGTGCAGGCGCTGGAGGAGGTGGTGGGCGAGGCCCTGGAGCGGGCGCGCGCCCTCGGTGCCGAGGCCGCCGAGGCGGGGCTCTCGGTGGACCAGGGGCTCAGCGTCACCGTGCGCATGGGCGAGGTGGAGACGGTGGAGCACCACCGCGACCGCGGCCTCGGGATCACCGTCTACCTCGGCCGGCGCAAGGGCAGCGCCAGCACCAACGACCTCTCCCGAGAGGCGGTGCAGGCGGCGGTGGAGGCGGCGGTGCGCATCGCCCGCCACGCCGCCGAGGATCCCCACGCCGGCCTGCCGGACCCCGAGGACCTGGCACGGGAGATCCCGGACCTGGACCTCCACCACCCCTGGGGGATCGACGCCGAGGAGGCGGTGCGCCTCGCCAGCGCCTGCGAGGCGGCGGCCCGCGGCCACGACCGGCGCATCACCAACTCCGAGGGTGCCACCGTCACCAGCCACGAGGGCGTCCGCGTCTACGGCAACAGCCACGGCTTCCTCGCCGGCTATCCCGCGACCCGCCACAGCGTCAGCTGCGCCGTGGTGGCCTCGGCGGGCGAGGCCATGGAGCGCGACTACTGGTACACGGTGGCGCGCGAGCCGGAGGCCATGGAGGCGGCGGAGGTGGTGGGCCGGCGCGCCGCCGAGCGGGCGCTGCGCCGGCTCGGGGCGCGCAAGCTGGCGACGCGGCGGGTGCCGGTGGTGTTCGTCGCCGAGCTCGCCCGCGGCCTCGTGGGGCACCTGGTGGGGGCGGTGCGCGGTCCCAGCCTCTACCGCCGCGCCTCCTTCCTCCTCGACGCCGCCGGGGAGCGCATCTTCCCCGAGTTCGTGCGCATGACCGAGCACCCGCACATCCCGCGGGCGCTGGGCAGCGCCCCCTTCGACGACGAGGGCGTCGCCACCCGGGAGCAGGACCTGGTGCGCGACGGCGTCCTCGTCCGCTACGTGCTGGACAGCTACTCCGCGCGCCGCTTGGGGCTGCGCACCACCGGCAACGCCGGCGGCGTCCACAACCTCACCGTCGAGCCCGGGGAGCACGACCTCGCGGGGATGCTGCGCGAGATGGGCACCGGGCTGCTGGTCACCGAGCTCCTGGGCCACGGCGTCAACCTCGTCACCGGCGACTACTCGCGCGGGGCCGCGGGGTTCTGGGTCGAGGGCGGCGAGATCGCCCACCCGGTGCACGAGATCACGGTGGCGGGCAACCTGCGCGAGATGTTCGCCAACCTGCGCGCGGTCGGCCGCGACCTGGATCTTCGCGGCAGCGTGCGCACCGGCTCCTGGCTCGTGGACGGGATGACCGTGGCGGGGGACTGA
- a CDS encoding carbon-nitrogen hydrolase family protein: protein MSRRFLAAAVQMASGPNVDGNLLEARRLIARAAEGGARLVVLPENFALMGMAETDKVARRERPGDGPIQAFLAEEARRHGIHLVGGTVPLESADPGRIRAACLVYGPDGALLARYDKIHLFDVDVPGSDERYQESETIEAGTAPVVAETALGRIGLAVCYDLRFPELFRTLLARGAELFVLPAAFTAVTGRAHWEVLVRARAIENLCHVVAAAQGGYHVSGRETHGDSMVVDPWGTVLDRLPRGSGVVIGEVDLDRQEALRRRFPVVAHRRLAAC, encoded by the coding sequence GTGAGCCGGCGCTTTCTCGCCGCGGCGGTGCAGATGGCCTCCGGGCCCAACGTGGACGGCAACCTCCTCGAGGCCCGCCGGCTCATCGCCCGTGCCGCCGAGGGCGGGGCGCGCCTCGTGGTCCTGCCCGAGAACTTCGCCCTCATGGGCATGGCCGAGACCGACAAGGTGGCGCGGCGCGAGCGCCCGGGTGACGGCCCGATCCAGGCCTTCCTCGCCGAGGAGGCGCGGCGCCACGGCATCCACCTCGTGGGCGGCACGGTGCCGCTGGAGAGCGCCGACCCGGGGCGGATCAGGGCGGCCTGCCTCGTCTACGGCCCGGACGGCGCGCTGCTCGCCCGCTACGACAAGATCCATCTCTTCGACGTGGACGTGCCCGGGAGCGACGAGCGCTACCAGGAGTCGGAGACCATCGAGGCGGGGACCGCGCCGGTGGTGGCCGAGACCGCGCTGGGCCGCATCGGCCTTGCGGTCTGCTACGATCTGCGCTTCCCGGAGCTGTTCCGCACCCTGCTCGCGCGCGGCGCCGAGCTCTTCGTCCTCCCCGCCGCCTTCACCGCCGTCACCGGGCGGGCGCACTGGGAGGTGCTGGTGCGGGCGCGCGCCATCGAGAACCTCTGCCACGTGGTGGCGGCGGCGCAGGGCGGCTACCACGTCAGCGGGCGCGAGACCCACGGCGACAGCATGGTGGTGGACCCGTGGGGCACGGTCCTCGACCGCCTGCCGCGGGGCTCCGGGGTGGTCATCGGCGAGGTGGACCTGGATCGGCAGGAGGCCCTGCGCCGTCGCTTCCCGGTGGTGGCCCACCGCCGCCTGGCCGCCTGCTGA
- a CDS encoding ArnT family glycosyltransferase: MARAWNRERLGLLLLGLVVIGAGLGLRDPWPPDEPRFALVAKEMVESGQWLFPTRGGFYYADKPPLYFWLMALAYRLTGELRLAFLLPSLAAGLGTLLLVHDLGRRLWGRRAGRWAAMALLVSVQFPLQARSAQIDATLAFWTTLGLYGLARHLLLGPAWRWWRIGWAAMGFGVITKGVGFLPALALIPWGWAAARGWRRIARPQGGWLAWAGGPAWMLAAVGAWLVPMLLAVAASGDPALAAYRDEILFRQTADRYLEGHGGHVAPWWYLLVQVVPWAWLPLTAALPWLVPAWWRRLRRRDGRHLVLLGWVVLVLAFFSLAAGKRGVYILPALPALALAAAPLVPGLVRRVAVQRTAWAVLAGLGALFAGLLAWLHLVPGALDAVRTREHLDPTPPLAAFAALAAAALALGPRRGVAALAGFLLALWPAYGLVGYPALDPGRSTRPFMAEIGRRIGPRAELGLTWWKEQMVLLADRPVHAVRWRGRAPREVLAEAVRWQEVAPGRWLVVPEDRLAPCFDPARTVDLGLRHGVHWHLVGSEAATGRCRGGEVPG; the protein is encoded by the coding sequence TTGGCGCGGGCATGGAACCGGGAGCGGCTCGGGCTGCTGCTGCTCGGCCTCGTGGTGATCGGGGCGGGGCTCGGGCTGCGCGATCCGTGGCCCCCGGACGAGCCGCGCTTCGCCCTCGTGGCCAAGGAGATGGTGGAGAGCGGACAGTGGCTCTTCCCCACCCGCGGCGGCTTCTACTACGCCGACAAGCCGCCCCTCTACTTCTGGCTCATGGCCCTGGCCTACCGCCTCACGGGGGAGCTGCGCCTGGCCTTCCTCCTGCCCTCGCTCGCGGCCGGGCTCGGCACCCTGCTGCTGGTGCACGATCTCGGCCGGCGCCTGTGGGGCCGGCGCGCGGGCCGGTGGGCGGCGATGGCGCTGCTGGTCTCGGTGCAGTTTCCGCTCCAGGCGCGCAGCGCCCAGATCGACGCCACCCTGGCCTTCTGGACCACGCTGGGGCTCTACGGTCTGGCCCGCCACCTCCTCCTCGGGCCGGCGTGGCGCTGGTGGCGCATCGGCTGGGCGGCGATGGGGTTCGGGGTGATCACCAAGGGGGTGGGGTTCCTCCCGGCGCTGGCGCTGATCCCCTGGGGCTGGGCCGCGGCGCGCGGCTGGCGCCGCATCGCGCGCCCGCAGGGGGGGTGGCTCGCCTGGGCGGGCGGGCCGGCGTGGATGCTGGCCGCGGTCGGCGCGTGGCTCGTGCCGATGCTGCTTGCGGTGGCGGCGAGCGGCGATCCGGCCCTTGCCGCCTATCGCGACGAGATCCTCTTCCGCCAGACCGCGGATCGCTACCTGGAGGGCCACGGTGGCCACGTGGCGCCGTGGTGGTACCTGCTGGTGCAGGTGGTGCCCTGGGCCTGGCTGCCGCTCACCGCGGCCCTGCCCTGGCTCGTGCCCGCCTGGTGGCGCCGGCTGCGCCGGCGCGATGGCCGCCATCTGGTGCTGCTCGGCTGGGTGGTGCTGGTGCTCGCCTTCTTCAGCCTCGCCGCGGGCAAGCGCGGCGTCTACATCCTCCCGGCGCTGCCGGCGCTGGCGCTGGCGGCGGCGCCCCTCGTCCCGGGGCTGGTGCGGCGGGTGGCGGTGCAGCGCACGGCCTGGGCCGTGCTCGCCGGCCTCGGCGCCCTCTTCGCCGGGCTTCTCGCCTGGCTCCACCTCGTCCCCGGGGCGCTGGATGCGGTGCGCACCCGCGAGCACCTGGATCCCACGCCGCCGCTCGCGGCCTTCGCGGCGCTGGCGGCGGCGGCGCTCGCCCTCGGGCCGCGGCGGGGGGTGGCGGCCCTCGCCGGCTTCCTGCTGGCCCTCTGGCCGGCCTACGGGCTCGTGGGCTACCCGGCGCTGGATCCCGGCCGCTCGACCCGCCCCTTCATGGCGGAGATCGGCCGGCGCATCGGTCCCCGCGCGGAGCTGGGGCTGACCTGGTGGAAGGAGCAGATGGTGCTGCTGGCGGACCGGCCGGTGCATGCGGTGCGCTGGCGCGGGCGGGCGCCGCGGGAGGTGCTGGCCGAGGCGGTGCGCTGGCAGGAGGTGGCGCCGGGGCGCTGGCTTGTGGTGCCGGAGGACCGGCTCGCGCCCTGCTTCGATCCGGCGCGCACGGTGGATCTGGGCCTTCGCCACGGCGTCCACTGGCACCTCGTGGGGTCGGAGGCTGCGACCGGGCGGTGCCGCGGCGGGGAGGTGCCGGGATGA
- a CDS encoding sensor histidine kinase — protein MPFRRRLQSRIVLFAFGVGLLLGVLFAGTAWLGFDHLQEELVELMRGEEGPEEIARLRQVVAALLVAGAGAAAYLATWLGLWVSDRVLAPLNELARRVHRLRPGVAAPEPLAPQFADDVVRELAEAFDAYAARLAEALAREREFTAAASHELRTPLTVIRGSAGILLADGTLPPRARRAAERIERAARRMTELVEVLLVLARGGEGAAAPVPVAPPVREAVEAQRHLLRPGVTLTVEADESAQVAAAPAAVAMVAGNLVANALLHTEAGAVRVRADAAGLVVEDTGRGIDPAEAARLFEPGYRGAGAAPGGEGLGLTVVRRICAHYGWAVRLAPREGGGTRAEVCWGGRGGAGP, from the coding sequence ATGCCCTTTAGGCGGCGGCTGCAGTCGCGCATCGTCCTCTTCGCCTTCGGCGTCGGTCTGCTGCTGGGCGTGCTCTTCGCCGGCACCGCCTGGCTGGGCTTCGATCACCTCCAGGAGGAGCTCGTCGAGCTGATGCGGGGCGAGGAGGGCCCCGAGGAGATCGCCCGCCTGCGGCAGGTGGTGGCGGCGCTCCTGGTGGCGGGGGCGGGGGCGGCGGCCTACCTCGCCACCTGGCTCGGGCTGTGGGTCTCGGACCGCGTACTCGCGCCGCTCAACGAGCTCGCCCGCCGCGTCCACCGGCTCCGCCCGGGGGTGGCGGCGCCGGAGCCCCTGGCGCCGCAGTTCGCCGACGACGTGGTGCGCGAGCTCGCCGAGGCCTTCGACGCCTACGCCGCGCGGCTGGCCGAGGCGCTGGCGCGCGAGCGCGAGTTCACGGCCGCGGCGAGCCACGAGCTGCGCACGCCGCTGACCGTGATCCGCGGCAGCGCGGGCATCCTCCTCGCCGACGGGACGCTGCCGCCGCGCGCGCGCCGGGCCGCCGAGCGCATCGAGCGGGCGGCGCGGCGCATGACCGAGCTGGTGGAGGTGCTGCTGGTGCTGGCGCGCGGGGGTGAGGGGGCGGCGGCGCCGGTGCCGGTGGCGCCGCCGGTGCGCGAGGCGGTGGAGGCCCAGCGTCACCTGCTGCGGCCGGGCGTGACCCTCACCGTGGAGGCCGACGAGAGTGCACAGGTGGCGGCGGCCCCGGCGGCGGTGGCGATGGTGGCGGGCAATCTCGTCGCCAACGCGCTGCTCCACACCGAGGCGGGCGCGGTGCGGGTGCGCGCCGACGCCGCGGGCCTCGTGGTGGAGGACACGGGCCGGGGCATCGACCCGGCGGAGGCGGCACGCCTGTTCGAGCCGGGCTACCGCGGCGCCGGCGCCGCCCCCGGGGGCGAGGGTCTCGGCCTCACCGTGGTGCGGCGGATCTGCGCCCACTACGGCTGGGCGGTGCGGCTCGCGCCGCGCGAGGGCGGCGGCACCCGCGCCGAGGTGTGCTGGGGCGGGCGGGGCGGCGCCGGCCCTTGA
- the tldD gene encoding metalloprotease TldD codes for MSDNALEIARGVLLEPAGLDEGALEQALGQVLAHRVDHADLYFQAVRHEAWVLEDGIVREGSYGIERGVGVRAVAGERSGFAYADEVALPPLLEAARTARAITRAGGAGALRVGPRQPAQRLYPPLDAVSSLDEAAKVALLERVDRTARAADPRVRQVTVSLAAVHEVVLIAVSDGTLAADVRPLVRLSVHVIAEHKGRREQGVAGGGGRFGLPWFLEAGRAEAFAREAVRQALVNLEAVEAPAGTMTVVLGPGWPGVLLHEAVGHGLEGDFNRKGTSAFSGRIGERVASPLCTVVDDGTLPGRRGSLNVDDEGVPTRRTVLIERGVLRGYMQDRQNARLMGMAPTGNGRRESYAHQPMPRMTNTYMLPGEDDPEEIIASVKRGLYAVNFGGGQVDITSGKFVFSASEAYLIEDGRVTAPVRGATLIGNGPDVLTRVRMVGNDLRLDDGVGTCGKDGQSVPVGVGQPTLRVDGLTVGGTQTGGGRS; via the coding sequence ATGAGCGACAACGCGCTGGAGATCGCACGGGGCGTGCTGCTGGAGCCGGCGGGGCTCGACGAGGGGGCGCTGGAGCAGGCCCTCGGACAGGTGCTGGCGCACCGCGTCGACCACGCCGACCTCTACTTCCAGGCGGTCCGGCACGAGGCCTGGGTCCTCGAGGACGGCATCGTGCGCGAGGGCAGCTACGGCATCGAGCGCGGCGTCGGGGTGCGGGCGGTGGCCGGCGAGCGCTCCGGCTTCGCCTACGCCGACGAGGTGGCGCTGCCGCCGCTGCTGGAGGCGGCGCGCACGGCGCGGGCCATCACCCGGGCCGGCGGCGCGGGGGCGCTGCGGGTCGGGCCGCGGCAGCCGGCGCAGCGGCTCTATCCGCCCCTCGATGCCGTCTCGAGCCTCGACGAGGCGGCCAAGGTGGCCCTGCTCGAGCGCGTGGACCGCACCGCGCGCGCCGCCGACCCGCGGGTGAGGCAGGTCACGGTGAGCCTCGCCGCGGTCCACGAGGTGGTCCTCATCGCGGTCTCCGACGGGACCCTGGCCGCCGACGTGCGCCCGCTGGTGCGCCTGAGCGTGCATGTGATCGCCGAGCACAAGGGGCGGCGCGAGCAGGGGGTGGCGGGCGGCGGCGGCCGCTTCGGCCTGCCGTGGTTCCTGGAGGCGGGCCGCGCCGAGGCCTTCGCCCGCGAGGCGGTGCGCCAGGCGCTGGTCAACCTCGAGGCGGTGGAGGCGCCCGCGGGCACCATGACCGTGGTCCTGGGGCCGGGCTGGCCCGGGGTGCTGTTGCACGAGGCGGTGGGCCACGGCCTCGAGGGCGACTTCAACCGCAAGGGGACCTCGGCCTTCAGCGGCCGCATCGGCGAGCGGGTGGCCTCGCCGCTGTGCACGGTGGTGGACGACGGCACCCTGCCGGGCCGGCGCGGCTCGCTCAACGTCGACGACGAGGGGGTGCCGACCCGGCGCACGGTGCTCATCGAGCGCGGCGTGCTCCGGGGCTACATGCAGGACCGCCAGAACGCCCGCCTCATGGGGATGGCGCCCACCGGCAACGGCCGGCGCGAGTCCTACGCCCACCAGCCGATGCCGCGCATGACCAACACCTACATGCTGCCGGGCGAGGACGACCCGGAGGAGATCATCGCCTCGGTGAAGCGGGGGCTCTACGCCGTCAACTTCGGCGGCGGGCAGGTGGACATCACCTCGGGCAAGTTCGTCTTCTCGGCCAGCGAGGCCTATCTCATCGAGGACGGGCGGGTGACGGCGCCGGTGCGCGGGGCGACCCTGATCGGCAACGGCCCCGACGTGCTCACCCGCGTCCGCATGGTGGGCAACGACCTGCGCCTCGACGACGGCGTCGGCACCTGCGGCAAGGACGGCCAGAGCGTGCCGGTGGGGGTGGGGCAGCCGACCCTGCGGGTGGACGGCCTCACCGTGGGGGGGACGCAGACCGGGGGAGGACGGTCGTGA
- a CDS encoding UDP-glucose dehydrogenase family protein, whose product MRVTIYGCGYVGLVTGACLAHVGNRVLMVDVDAERVARLRRGELPIYEPGLDDLVAEAAAGGRIAFTTDADEAVAHAEVQFIAVGTPPDEDGSADLRHVLEVARTIAERMDGYRLIVNKSTVPVGTADRVRETVREVLAARGLELDFDVISNPEFLKEGAAVEDFMKPDRIIVGCEREDSAERMRELYAPFNRNHDRLLVMDTRSAELTKYAANAMLATKISFMNELANLAERVGADIERVRVGIGSDPRIGYHFIYPGCGYGGSCFPKDVKALIRTAEEAGHDARILRAVDGVNERQKRRLFEKIRDHFGGRLAGRTLALWGLAFKPNTDDMREAPSRTLMEALWAAGARVRAHDPVAMAEARRLYGGRDDLVLCADPMEALEGADALAVVTEWHLFRSPDFDAVKARLRRPVIFDGRNLYDPARLAALGFTYYGIGRGTGARSA is encoded by the coding sequence ATGCGCGTCACCATCTACGGCTGCGGCTACGTCGGGCTCGTGACGGGGGCGTGCCTCGCCCACGTCGGCAACCGCGTGCTCATGGTGGACGTGGACGCCGAGCGGGTGGCGCGGCTGCGCCGCGGCGAGCTGCCCATCTACGAGCCCGGGCTCGACGACCTCGTCGCGGAGGCGGCGGCGGGAGGGCGGATCGCCTTCACCACCGACGCCGACGAGGCCGTGGCCCACGCCGAGGTCCAGTTCATCGCCGTGGGCACGCCGCCGGACGAGGACGGCTCGGCGGACCTGCGTCACGTCCTCGAGGTGGCCCGCACCATCGCCGAGCGCATGGACGGCTACCGCCTCATCGTCAACAAGTCCACGGTCCCCGTGGGCACCGCCGACCGCGTGCGCGAGACCGTGCGCGAGGTGCTCGCCGCCCGCGGCCTCGAGCTCGACTTCGACGTCATCTCCAACCCCGAGTTCCTCAAGGAGGGGGCGGCGGTCGAGGACTTCATGAAGCCCGACCGCATCATCGTCGGCTGCGAGCGCGAGGACAGCGCCGAGCGCATGCGCGAGCTCTACGCGCCCTTCAACCGCAACCACGACCGCCTGCTGGTGATGGACACGCGCTCGGCGGAGCTGACCAAGTACGCGGCCAACGCCATGCTCGCAACCAAGATCAGCTTCATGAACGAGCTGGCCAACCTCGCCGAGCGCGTCGGCGCCGACATCGAGCGGGTGCGGGTGGGGATCGGCTCCGATCCGCGCATCGGCTACCACTTCATCTACCCCGGCTGCGGCTACGGCGGCTCCTGCTTTCCCAAGGACGTCAAGGCGCTGATCCGCACCGCCGAGGAGGCCGGCCACGACGCCCGCATCCTGCGCGCCGTGGACGGCGTCAACGAGCGGCAGAAGCGGCGCCTGTTCGAGAAGATCCGCGATCACTTCGGGGGGCGGCTCGCCGGGCGCACCCTCGCCCTCTGGGGCCTCGCCTTCAAGCCCAACACCGACGACATGCGCGAGGCGCCGAGCCGCACCCTCATGGAGGCGCTGTGGGCGGCCGGCGCGCGCGTGCGCGCCCACGACCCGGTGGCCATGGCCGAGGCGCGGCGCCTCTACGGCGGGCGCGACGACCTCGTCCTCTGCGCCGACCCCATGGAGGCGCTGGAGGGCGCCGACGCCCTCGCCGTCGTCACCGAGTGGCACCTCTTCCGCAGCCCCGACTTCGACGCCGTCAAGGCGCGCCTGCGCCGGCCCGTGATCTTCGACGGGCGCAACCTCTACGATCCCGCCCGCCTCGCCGCCCTCGGCTTCACCTATTACGGCATCGGCCGCGGCACGGGCGCGCGAAGCGCGTAG
- a CDS encoding lipid-A-disaccharide synthase N-terminal domain-containing protein, whose translation MPEQNLVWLIVGFTGQALFSMRFLVQWLQSERKRRSVVPVEFWYFSVAGGATLLAYAIHRADPVFIVGQATGLFIYLRNLHFIRKERARLAAAGDGREEG comes from the coding sequence GTGCCGGAGCAGAATCTCGTCTGGCTCATCGTCGGGTTCACGGGGCAGGCGCTCTTCTCCATGCGCTTCCTCGTGCAGTGGCTGCAGAGCGAGCGCAAGCGCCGCAGCGTGGTGCCGGTGGAGTTCTGGTACTTCAGCGTCGCCGGCGGGGCGACCCTGCTCGCCTACGCGATCCACCGCGCCGACCCGGTCTTCATCGTCGGCCAGGCGACGGGGCTCTTCATCTACCTGCGCAACCTGCACTTCATCCGCAAGGAGCGGGCGCGGCTCGCCGCCGCGGGCGACGGCAGGGAGGAGGGGTGA
- a CDS encoding aminoacyl-tRNA deacylase, producing MRARDEAEARLEAWMADHGVPGRMRRFAASCHTAAEAAAAAGVAVHDIVKNVCLITEDGRLVVAVARGDHRVSTRRVGRALGLARPRPAGPDEVLRLTGYPAGGVPSFGYEALFLVDEAVMERPRVLTGGGSDRALVEIAPADLVAACGARIARIRK from the coding sequence ATGCGCGCACGCGACGAGGCCGAGGCCCGGCTCGAGGCCTGGATGGCGGACCACGGCGTCCCCGGCCGGATGCGCCGCTTCGCCGCCTCGTGCCACACCGCGGCCGAGGCCGCCGCGGCCGCCGGCGTCGCGGTGCACGACATCGTCAAGAACGTGTGCCTCATCACCGAGGACGGACGGCTCGTGGTCGCCGTCGCCCGCGGCGACCACCGCGTGAGCACGCGCCGCGTCGGCCGCGCCCTCGGCCTTGCCCGGCCGCGCCCGGCGGGCCCCGACGAGGTCCTGCGCCTGACCGGCTATCCCGCCGGCGGCGTGCCGTCCTTCGGCTACGAGGCCCTGTTCCTGGTGGACGAGGCGGTGATGGAGCGGCCCCGCGTCCTCACCGGCGGCGGCTCCGACCGGGCGCTGGTGGAGATCGCGCCGGCCGATCTCGTCGCCGCCTGCGGCGCCCGCATCGCGCGCATCCGCAAGTAG
- a CDS encoding response regulator transcription factor produces MRVLVIEDEADVAATVCDFLEARGHAADWAGDGLTGLHRAVTGAYDAIVLDLMLPGIDGLELCRRLRAEARRATPLLMLTARDTLADKLAGFEAGADDYLVKPFEPEELEARLQALLRRGRHGGRRLAVADLELDLDTREVRRGGRVLRVTPTGFAILEILARNSHRVVGREELEHALWGEEPPESDALRSHIHQLRAVVDRPFAVPLIRTVHGVGYRLSAPDAL; encoded by the coding sequence ATGAGGGTGCTGGTGATCGAGGACGAGGCCGATGTCGCCGCCACCGTGTGCGACTTCCTCGAGGCCCGCGGCCACGCCGCGGACTGGGCGGGGGACGGCCTCACGGGGCTGCACCGCGCCGTCACCGGCGCCTACGACGCCATCGTCCTCGACCTGATGCTGCCCGGGATCGACGGCCTCGAGCTCTGCCGCCGGCTGCGCGCCGAGGCCCGGCGCGCCACACCGCTGCTCATGCTCACCGCGCGCGACACGCTGGCGGACAAGCTGGCGGGCTTCGAGGCCGGGGCCGACGACTACCTGGTCAAGCCCTTCGAGCCGGAGGAGCTGGAGGCGCGGCTGCAGGCGCTGCTGCGCCGGGGACGGCACGGCGGGCGCCGCCTCGCGGTGGCCGATCTCGAGCTCGACCTCGACACCCGCGAGGTGCGCCGCGGCGGGCGTGTCCTGCGGGTCACGCCCACCGGCTTTGCGATCCTCGAGATCCTCGCCCGCAACAGCCACCGCGTGGTCGGGCGCGAGGAGCTCGAGCACGCGCTGTGGGGCGAGGAGCCCCCCGAGAGCGACGCCCTGCGCAGCCACATCCACCAGCTGCGCGCCGTGGTCGACCGCCCATTCGCCGTGCCCCTGATCCGCACCGTGCACGGCGTCGGCTACCGGCTGAGCGCGCCCGATGCCCTTTAG
- a CDS encoding glycosyltransferase family 2 protein: MELSLVIPMHNEAENVEPLLGEIRAALEGAADYEVVVVDDGSDDDTPRILARVAAGFPRLRVIRHRTSCGQSTAIRTGVRAARGTWICTLDGDGQNDPADIPRLWAVAREEAAEGRPLLVAGWRRSRRDTWIRRLSSRIANGVRARLLRDATPDTGCGLKVFRRADFLELPYFDHMHRFLPALFLRAGGRVRSVEVHHRPRERGRSHYGIRNRLWVGIVDLLGVMWLMRRARVPVIEEA; this comes from the coding sequence GTGGAGCTTTCGCTGGTCATTCCGATGCACAACGAGGCGGAGAACGTCGAGCCGCTGCTCGGCGAGATCCGCGCCGCCCTCGAGGGGGCGGCCGACTACGAGGTGGTGGTGGTCGACGACGGCAGCGACGACGACACGCCGCGCATCCTCGCCCGGGTCGCGGCGGGTTTTCCGCGCCTGCGCGTGATCCGCCACCGCACGAGCTGCGGCCAGAGCACCGCCATCCGTACCGGCGTGCGCGCGGCGCGGGGGACGTGGATCTGCACCCTCGACGGCGACGGCCAGAACGATCCCGCCGACATTCCGCGGCTGTGGGCGGTGGCGCGCGAGGAGGCCGCCGAGGGGCGGCCGTTGCTGGTTGCCGGCTGGCGCCGCAGCCGCCGCGACACCTGGATCCGGCGCCTGTCCTCGCGCATCGCCAACGGCGTGCGCGCGCGGCTGCTGCGTGATGCGACGCCGGACACCGGCTGCGGGCTCAAGGTGTTCCGCCGCGCCGACTTCCTGGAGCTGCCCTATTTCGACCACATGCACCGCTTCCTGCCGGCGCTGTTCCTGCGCGCGGGCGGGCGCGTGCGCTCGGTGGAGGTCCACCACCGGCCGCGCGAGCGCGGCCGCTCCCACTACGGCATCCGCAACCGCCTGTGGGTGGGGATCGTGGACCTGCTGGGGGTGATGTGGCTGATGCGGCGCGCCCGCGTGCCGGTGATCGAGGAGGCCTGA